Proteins from a genomic interval of Williamwhitmania taraxaci:
- a CDS encoding DUF3820 family protein: protein MSNDLLGPDPKALLELVTMPMPFGKYKGWKLCDLPESYLVWFKQKGFPTGRLGMLLETMYEIKLNGLEFLLKPLKSKR, encoded by the coding sequence ATGTCTAACGATCTCTTGGGACCTGACCCCAAAGCCCTGCTCGAATTGGTAACCATGCCTATGCCCTTTGGCAAATACAAGGGATGGAAGTTGTGCGACTTGCCTGAAAGTTACCTTGTATGGTTCAAGCAAAAAGGATTTCCAACCGGACGGCTGGGAATGCTCCTAGAAACTATGTATGAAATTAAGCTAAATGGTCTTGAATTTCTTTTAAAGCCACTAAAATCGAAGCGATAA
- the arfB gene encoding alternative ribosome rescue aminoacyl-tRNA hydrolase ArfB translates to MNPQLPPEEPKRSIFEIPAWKRDFSTEFTFSASRSSGAGGQNVNKVNTKVELRFSVPDSELLTSWEKETLAQKIQSRLTAAGLLIIVSQEERTQLKNKAICVIKFFDILQTALTPRKKRKPTRPTKGSKERRLEHKKATSEKKSNRRNIDQ, encoded by the coding sequence ATGAATCCCCAATTACCGCCTGAAGAACCAAAAAGATCGATTTTTGAAATACCCGCTTGGAAGCGCGATTTTTCGACAGAATTTACTTTTAGCGCCTCTCGAAGCAGCGGAGCAGGAGGCCAGAATGTAAATAAGGTGAATACAAAAGTAGAGCTTCGTTTTTCGGTTCCTGATTCTGAACTGCTTACCTCTTGGGAAAAAGAGACTCTTGCTCAAAAGATACAATCTCGGCTTACGGCAGCAGGCTTGCTCATTATTGTATCGCAGGAAGAGCGAACACAACTTAAAAATAAGGCGATTTGCGTGATTAAGTTTTTTGATATATTGCAAACCGCGTTAACTCCAAGAAAGAAACGAAAGCCAACACGGCCAACAAAGGGATCAAAAGAAAGGCGGCTGGAACATAAGAAGGCAACCTCCGAAAAGAAGAGTAACCGCAGAAACATTGATCAGTAG
- a CDS encoding GtrA family protein, with protein sequence MNFNFLQRWIISTIDWFYKPFRTIIPQQTFRYAACGGGNMVLDIFLYFISYNFILDKEIVNLGFTAVSPYIAAFIISFCVTFPTGFLLNKFITFQQSDLRGRVQLFRYGIIVFGSILINYILIKLFVEQLGIYPTPSKMLATGFVIIFSYFSQKHYSFKSTTNPGNIIALEAESEVIVDNSDNS encoded by the coding sequence AATATCCACCATCGATTGGTTCTATAAGCCATTTCGCACGATTATACCACAGCAGACATTTCGCTATGCAGCCTGCGGTGGAGGAAACATGGTGCTAGATATCTTCCTATATTTCATAAGCTATAACTTTATTCTTGATAAGGAGATTGTAAATTTAGGCTTTACTGCAGTAAGCCCCTATATTGCTGCATTTATCATCTCTTTTTGTGTGACTTTTCCCACAGGGTTCTTGCTGAATAAGTTCATTACCTTCCAACAGTCCGATTTGCGGGGAAGAGTTCAACTATTTCGTTACGGAATCATTGTATTTGGTTCTATACTAATAAATTATATTCTAATAAAACTATTTGTTGAGCAGTTAGGAATATACCCTACCCCTTCAAAAATGCTTGCGACAGGGTTTGTTATCATTTTCAGCTATTTTTCACAAAAGCACTATTCCTTCAAATCAACCACAAATCCTGGCAATATCATTGCATTGGAAGCAGAATCAGAAGTGATTGTTGACAATAGTGACAATTCTTAA